A stretch of DNA from Pseudomonadales bacterium:
CAGATCACGGTACCCGCGGCGGGCGGTACGCCCGGGTCATCCGCGTCGATCCTGAGGCTTTCGAGTAAATCAGCCATGGCGCCGAGTATACGCGCCCCCCCGAAGGCTTCCATACGCGGACGCACACTGCAGGTGAAGCGCGAATCCGCCTGCGGTACCAATCCGGTGGAGGATCCGTGTGATAATGCCGCGATGGATATGGAACCCGACAGACCTTCGACACGGGAGGTCAGCAAGCTCAAGCCCGCACTGCAGTTCCTCAGGCCCTATAGCCGCGAGGTCGTGTTCGCAAGCATCGCCCTGGTGGTCACCGCTGGTGTGACTCTGTCTATAGGGCAGGGTATGCGACTGGTGATCGATCAGGGTCTGTCGGATGGCTCAAGCGAAGTGCTGGTGCAGAGCATCGCGGTATTTGCGCTCCTCGTGGTGCTGCTCACAGCAGGCACCTTTGTACGCTTCTACTTTGTTTCCTGGGTAGGTGAGCGGGTCAGTGCTGACCTGCGCAAAGCGGTTTTCAGTCATCTGCTGCATCTGCATCCCGGCTTTTTCGAGCTGAACCAGCCGACCGAGATTCAGTCCCGCATTACAACCGACACGACTTTGCTGCAGACGGTCATCGGCTCCTCCATTTCGATCGCACTGCGTAATGCGCTCATGTTCGTCGGCGGTGTGGTCCTGCTGTTCGTTACAGACCCGAAGCTGTCGCTGGTGGTGGTGGCCAGCGTGCCCTTTGTGGTGGCGCCCGTGATTCTGTTCGGGCGCAGAGTTCGGCTGCTGTCCAGAACCAGCCAGGACCGTCTCGCTGTGGTCGGCAGCTACGCCGGCGAAGCACTGCGCCAGATCAAGATCGTGCAGGCGTTCAATCATCAGGACCGGGACGACGCCTCCTTTGCGCAACGGGTGGAGAGTGCCTTCGAGGTGGCCGTGCGGCGGATCCGCCAGCGATCCTGGCTGGTCGCCCTGGTCATGCTGCTGGTGATGAGCGCCATCGCTGTGATGCTGTGGGTTGGCGGGCAGGCGGTGCTCAGTGGTCAGACTTCGCCCGGTGAACTGGCGGCATTCATTTTCTACGCCTTCATTGTTGCGGGTTCGGTGGGTGCGATCAGTGAGGTTTACACGGACCTGCAGCGGGCGGCGGGTGCCACCGAACGTCTCATGGAGCTGCTTGCAGCCCGCTCGGAGCTGCCTGAATCTGACGCTCCCCGGGCTGTGGCCAAAACCGGCGCCATCAGCGTGCGCGATCTGAGCTTTGCGTACCCGAGTCGCCCGCAGACACAGGTGCTGGATGGGGTGAGCTTCGAACTGTATCCCGGCGAGATGCTGGCGGTGGTGGGCCCCTCCGGCGCCGGCAAGAGCACGCTCTTTGACCTGCTGCTGCGATTCTACGATCCCCAGGGAGGGAGTATTTCACTTGGCGGGGTGGATCTGAGAGAGCTGCGGCTGCGGGACCTGCGGGACACGATCGGCTTCGTCCCCCAGGACCCGGTTCTGTTTGCCGGGTCGATCCGGGAGAACTTGTCTTATGGTGCGCCCGATGCATCGGAACTCGACATGGAGCGCTGCCTGAAGCTCGCGCACGCCCAGCAGTTCGTCGCCGCTCTGCCGGATGGCCTCGACACGCTGATTGGCGAGGGGGGCGTCGGACTTTCGGGCGGTCAGCGGCAGCGACTTGCCATTGCCCGCGCACTGCTGGCAGAACCCAGCGTGCTGCTGCTTGATGAAGCAACCAGCGCGCTGGACGCGGAAAGCGAACAGCACATCGGGCTGAGTCTTGCTGAACTCAAGGGCCATTGCAGTGTGCTGGTGATCGCGCATCGGCTGTCCACGGTGCGGCAGGCGAATCGAACCCTGGTACTGAACGAGGGTCGACTGCAGGCCTGTGGCACCCATGACGAGCTGATGAAGAGTGACGAACTGTATCAGCGATTTGTCAAGATTCAGTTTACTCAGCAGGCACACTCGGATTCGCGCATCGAGCTGGCGGTACCGCGCCAGGGCAGCTCCGGCACCTGAGCGTTTCTCATGGCGCCCCTGGATAGTTACACTGACCGATCAAATTTTTTTCGGGGTACGTACGCATGGGACCACTACAGGGATTTCGCATCATTGAGCTTGCCGGTATAGGACCAGGTCCGTTCTGCGGCATGATGCTCTCGGACATGGGTGCTGAAGTGATCCGGGTGGATCGGATCCGTCCGGGTGGAAAACCACCCAAAGACGTGCTGGCCCGCAACCGCAGATCGGTTGCCGTGGATCTTAAGCAGCCCGAAGGGGTGGAAACCGTACTGCGCCTGGTCTCGACCGCAGACGCGCTGTTCGAAGGATTCCGTCCGGGTGTCACCGAGCGGCTCGGTCTGGGACCGGACGATTGCTGGGCGCGCAACGAAAAACTCGTCTACGGCCGGATGACCGGCTGGGGCCAGGACGGCCCGATGGCGTCGGCCGCCGGCCATGACATCAACTACATCGGACTGGCGGGTGCACTTCATGCCATCGGCCGGGCGGGCGAGCGGCCCGTACCGCCCCTGAATCTCGTCGGTGATTTCGGCGGTGGCGGGATGCTGCTGGCCTTCGGCATGGTCTGTGCGCTGCTCGAGGCGCAGAAGTCGGGGAAGGGTCAGGTGGTGGATGCGGCAATGGTGGATGGTGCTGCTTCGCTCATGGCCATGTTCTTTTCCATGGCGGCCGGTGGGGGTTTCAGCGACAGGCGCGGCACCAACCTGCTGGATGGGGGCGCGCACTTTTACGACACTTACGAAACTCAGGACGGCAAGTACGTCTGCATCGGTTCGATCGAGCCCCAGTTCTATGCGCTGCTGGTGGAAAAAGCCGGCCTGGATGCCCAGAGGTTTTCTGCGCAGATGGACCCCTCCGCCTGGCCGGGACTCAAAGCCGAGCTGACCAGGGTTTTCAAGACGAAAAGCCGGGACGAGTGGTGTCAGATCATGGAGGGCACGGACGTGTGCTTCGCACCGGTGCTGTCGATTTTCGAAGCGCCCGATCACCCGCACAACAAGTCGCGTAACACGTTCCTGAACATCGACGGCGTAGTGCAGCCTGCACCTTCCCCGCGTTTTTCCCGAACCGTACCCGAAGTCTCGCACGCGGCACGGGCACCGGGTGCCGATTCCGCCTCTGTACTGCAGGATTGCGGCTTCTCCGCTGAGGAAATTTCGAAGCTCGCAGCCGCAGGTGTGATTCCGGGGTGACTTATGCGAGTGAATATCAGCGTTCGCTGAGCGACCCTGAGGCGTTCTGGAAGGACCAGGCTGCAGACCTGCCCTGGTTCGAGTTCCCGAAAACCATCCTCAGCCAGGATGCCAACGGTGCCTGGCGCTGGTTCGAAGGTGGCAAGCTGAACACCGCGTGGCTTGCACTCGATCGCCATGTGGAGGCCGGTCGCGGCGCTCAGACGGCGCTCATCTATGACTCGCCAGTCACCGGGGTCATTCGGAAAATCTCCTATTCCGAGCTGACCGAAGAAGTCGCCCGCACAGCGGGTGCACTGGCCGCGCTGGGTGTCGGAAAAGGTGATCGGGTGATCGTCTATATGCCGATGATTCCGGAGGCGGCGGTGGCGATGCTGGCCTGTGCCCGACTGGGCGCGATTCACTCGGTGGTATTCGGCGGATTTGCGCCCAGGGAACTTGCGACCCGCATCGACGACGCGACACCGAAGGTGATTCTCTGCGCATCCTGCGGCATCGAGTTCACCAGCGTGCTGCCCTACAAACCCCTCGTGGACGAGGCGATCCGGATTGCTGCGCACAAGCCGGCATATACGGTGGTGGTGCAGCGCCCGCAGCTTACGGCAGAGCTGGGGGAGGCGGATCTGGACTGGGTGCAGTGGCGTGCAGGTGCGCAGCCCTCTGACTGCGTGCCGGTGGATGCCACGGATCCGCTGTATATCCTCTACACGTCAGGCACCACGGGGAAACCGAAAGGTGTCGTGCGGGACAACGGCGGACATGCCGTTGCCCTCAACTACAGCATGAAGGCCGTATACGGTATGGATGCGGGAGACGTGTTCTGGGCTGCGTCGGATGTGGGCTGGGTAGTCGGTCATTCCTACATCGTGTACGGACCCCTGCTGAAAGGCTGCACAAGCATCCTGTTCGAAGGTAAACCGGTACGCACCCCGGATGCCGGTGTGTTCTGGCGGGTCATCGAGTCTCACCGGGTGAAAAGTTTTTTTGTCGCGCCTACCGCCTTCCGGGCAGTGCGCAAGGAAGACCCGGACTGTGCGCTGAAAGCGAAATACGACATCAGCTCTCTGCAGTATCAGTTCGTTGCCGGCGAACGGCTGGATCCGCCCACCTACCACTGGCTGCAGGAGCATCTGGGCATTCCGGTGATCGATCACTGGTGGCAGACAGAAACCGGCTGGCCGATGTGCGCCAATATGGCGGGCGTAGAGCTCATGGAAACCCGGCCCGGATCCCCCACACTTCCGGTGCCCGGTTATGACCTGCGCATTCTCGATGAGGAAGGTCGCGAGCTGGGTCCGAACCAGGAAGGGGCGGTGGTGATTCGCGGGCCGCTGCCACCCGGCGGTCTGCCGACGGTGTGGGGTGATCATCAGCGCTATCTGGACGCGTACTGGTCCCAGTATGAAGGTTTTTACCTCACCGGCGATGGCGGCTATCGGGACGAAGAGGGTTATGTCTATATCATGGGTCGCATCGATGATGTCATCAATGTGGCCGGACACCGTCTGTCCACCGGTCAGCTCGAGGAAGTGGTGGCCGAGCATCCCGCGGTTGCCGAGTGTGCAGTGATCGGTCGGGATGATGCGGATAAGGGACAGGTCCCGCTTGCTCTGCTGCTGCTCAAAGACGGGGTGAATATCGATGCGGACGCACTCGAAAGGGAGCTGGTACAGATGGTGCGGCAGTCCGTAGGCGCTTTCGCAAACTTCAGGCGGGCGGTAGTGGTGCAGCGGCTGCCGAAGACCCGCTCCGGCAAGATTCTGCGGCAGGTCCTGCGGCGCATGCTCGATGGCAAATCATACAGTGCGCCGTCCACGATAGATGACCCCGCGGTGCTGCCGGAAATCGAATCCACTCTTCGCAACCGGGGGGTCCTTTGATCATCGTTCACGGCAGTATTCCGATTCGTCCGGAGCGGCGCGAGCGGGCACTGGAACTGGCGCGGCAGATGACCGAAGCCACCCGCACCGAGGTGGGGTGTATTTCCTACGAGTTTTTCGTCGGTCTGTCGGATCCGAATACGCTGATGCTGTTTCAGGAGTGGGACAGCATGGAGGCGCTGATGGGTCATTATCAGACGGAACACATGGAAGAGTTTCTGCGCGAACTGCCGGAAGTGGTGACCGGCGAAATTTCGACCCGCCGATATCTGGTGCAGAGTGTGGAAGAGGATGCGGAGGAGACTGCTGCGCCGCCGCCGGTCATTCACTAGTGACGGCTCGTCACGATGTTCGGAAAGAGGTTGATCAGAGCGTGGTCGAGGACGGGCTGCGCCGGGCCTCGCTCGGCAGCTCCGCTGTGCCCTCGTTTGGCTTTTTGCCTCGCGTAGGAACGCGAGTCAAAAAGCCGCGCTCGGCCTCGCTACACGGCCCGGCGCAGCCCATCCTCAACCACGCCCGGTGAATCTTTCCGAGCTTCGTGCAGTGCGCCTGTTGGTGGCTGTGTGTCTGGCCGGTGTCGAGAAAACTCACGCTTGTGCACGTAGATCTGAGAGCCCGGAGTAACGCCCGAGCTGAGCGTGTCGTTGAACCGCTGGCCTGGCCATATCGGCCTGTCTCGGATCCATCGCGACGTTGTGGTGGAGAGGGGGGTTGGGGCGGACCGTGGAGCGAGGCCGAGTGCGGCGGATTGACTCGTGTGCCTCACGCGAGGCAACTCCGCCAATCGAGGGCAGCCCGGAGGGCCCGAGCGTAGGTCCGCCCCAACCCCCCTCTCCACCACAGCCACGCAACAGGCTCCGAAGACAGACCACTCCGAGTACCAGCCAGGCGGGATCAACCGCCCGCGCTGCCACCCATGAAGCGGTGACGGATGCGGGTCAACTGTCCTGCAGATCACTCGCCGCCCCCGGCCGCCACAGATGCCTGACCGCGAGACTGGTGATGGCGATCAGCGCGATGGCGATGCCGACTTCCCAGAAACCGAGCGCCCGGTGTACTGCGCCCACGGCGAGCAGCACACCATGGCAGAAGTACAACATGGCGGCCAACGCGCACAGCATGAAACTGCGGGGTCGCCCCCGGAGAATACCTGGCAGCACCAGCAGCAGGGGCGTGACCTGCAGCAGAAACCAGAGAGCGTTGGGTATCGGGTTGGCGAGTGGTTCCACAAAGAACTGCCGAAGCCCGGTCAGTGCGAACAGCGAGCCGATGCCCAGATAGCTGAGAAACTGGTATCCGGCCAGTCTCATGTGTCACGCTCCGACATCCGCTCCTCCGACAGACCGCGCGCCACCTTCGCCAGCCGGCGCCCGAGTGCTTCGGCGAGGGTGCGCTCATCCGCACTCAGATCGGGCTGACCTCCGGTGCCGGAGACATGACTCGCGCCATAAGGCGAGCCGCCTTCCCGGGTGTGATTCAGCGCACTTTCACTGTATGGCAGACCGACCAGAACCATGCCGTGGTGGAGCAGCGGGATCATCATTGAGAGCAGCGTGCTTTCCTGGCCGCCATGCTGGCTGCCGGTCGAGCAGAAGACGGCAGCGGGCTTGTCGACCAGGGCATGACTGAGCCAGAGATCGGCGGTCGAATCGAGGAAATGTTTCAGTGGCGCTGCCATGTTGCCGAATCGGGTCGGCGATCCCAGCGCGAGTCCCGCGCAGCCGGCGATATCTTCCCTCGTGCAGTAGACGGCGCCTGCGTCCGGCACCGGTGGCAGGGTTCTGCTGGTGGCAGTTGCGACTGGTGGTACCGTACGCAGACGCGCTTCGAAACCGGCCGCGCTGATCCCGCGCGCAACGTGGCGTGCCAGATTTGCGGTACCGCCTTCACGGCTGTAATAGAGAACAAGTAGGTAAGGCTGCATCGGGGATTCGGTCTTCCAGCATTGTGATCAATGGTGACTTCGAGCATCATCCCTGCGTTTCGCGGTTGCAGCGACGGGGTGCGTGTTTCCAGCAGACGCGCTCCTGCAGAGAACCTGAAGTTTATGGGTTCGCAGACTGGAAAGGCAGTGGCACAGCAGAGATCTCCGGTAACGATGACCTCACAGAAAAAACCGCCGGCTGAACCCGCAACTGCCGCGTCGGACAGACCGGCACTCCCTCCGGCAGAAAATGCAGCAGATACAGCTGCAGAAACAGAGACCGATATTACCGGGATCGTGCGGGTCTGGTGGACGAGGGGGCGGTGGTATCTGGGTCAGATGGTGCAGCAGTTTCTCGATCACGATTGCCCGGCACGGGCTGGCGCTCTGACCTATACGACACTGTTTGCAGTGGTGCCGATGATGACGGTGGCCTATGCCATGTTTTCGATCATGCCTGCCTATGATGGCATTGGCGAGCAGATCGAGACTTACGTCTTCCAGAACTTCGTACCTGAACTCAGCTCTGTCGTGCAGGAAAAACTTGGTGAGTTTTCTGAGCGCGCGCGCAGCCTGACTGCAGCGGGTTTCGCGTTTCTTTTCGTGACGACATTTCTGCTGCTGGTGACGATCGAGAAAACTTTCAACATCATCTGGAATGTGGCGGAACCGCGGCGTGGTCTCCAGCGCATTCTCGTATACTGGGGTGTGCTCTCTCTGGGTCCACCGATGATCGCGGGTGCGATTCTGATCAGCGTGTACCTGGCCTCGCTGCCGCTGATCTCCGGACTGGATGTCTTCGGGCTCGGCGGCATGGCGTTGAGCTACCTGCCGATGCTGCTGGTCTGGACCGGTTTTACCATTCTCTACTTCGCGGTACCTAACTGCCACGTTCCCTTCCCGCACGCGCTGATCGGCGGATTTCTCACCATGTGGTCCTTCGAACTGGCGAAGGTGGTGTTTAACGTCATTGTGGCCCGGTCGAACATGGCATC
This window harbors:
- a CDS encoding ABC transporter transmembrane domain-containing protein, translated to MAPSIRAPPKASIRGRTLQVKRESACGTNPVEDPCDNAAMDMEPDRPSTREVSKLKPALQFLRPYSREVVFASIALVVTAGVTLSIGQGMRLVIDQGLSDGSSEVLVQSIAVFALLVVLLTAGTFVRFYFVSWVGERVSADLRKAVFSHLLHLHPGFFELNQPTEIQSRITTDTTLLQTVIGSSISIALRNALMFVGGVVLLFVTDPKLSLVVVASVPFVVAPVILFGRRVRLLSRTSQDRLAVVGSYAGEALRQIKIVQAFNHQDRDDASFAQRVESAFEVAVRRIRQRSWLVALVMLLVMSAIAVMLWVGGQAVLSGQTSPGELAAFIFYAFIVAGSVGAISEVYTDLQRAAGATERLMELLAARSELPESDAPRAVAKTGAISVRDLSFAYPSRPQTQVLDGVSFELYPGEMLAVVGPSGAGKSTLFDLLLRFYDPQGGSISLGGVDLRELRLRDLRDTIGFVPQDPVLFAGSIRENLSYGAPDASELDMERCLKLAHAQQFVAALPDGLDTLIGEGGVGLSGGQRQRLAIARALLAEPSVLLLDEATSALDAESEQHIGLSLAELKGHCSVLVIAHRLSTVRQANRTLVLNEGRLQACGTHDELMKSDELYQRFVKIQFTQQAHSDSRIELAVPRQGSSGT
- a CDS encoding CaiB/BaiF CoA-transferase family protein; translated protein: MGPLQGFRIIELAGIGPGPFCGMMLSDMGAEVIRVDRIRPGGKPPKDVLARNRRSVAVDLKQPEGVETVLRLVSTADALFEGFRPGVTERLGLGPDDCWARNEKLVYGRMTGWGQDGPMASAAGHDINYIGLAGALHAIGRAGERPVPPLNLVGDFGGGGMLLAFGMVCALLEAQKSGKGQVVDAAMVDGAASLMAMFFSMAAGGGFSDRRGTNLLDGGAHFYDTYETQDGKYVCIGSIEPQFYALLVEKAGLDAQRFSAQMDPSAWPGLKAELTRVFKTKSRDEWCQIMEGTDVCFAPVLSIFEAPDHPHNKSRNTFLNIDGVVQPAPSPRFSRTVPEVSHAARAPGADSASVLQDCGFSAEEISKLAAAGVIPG
- a CDS encoding propionyl-CoA synthetase, giving the protein MTYASEYQRSLSDPEAFWKDQAADLPWFEFPKTILSQDANGAWRWFEGGKLNTAWLALDRHVEAGRGAQTALIYDSPVTGVIRKISYSELTEEVARTAGALAALGVGKGDRVIVYMPMIPEAAVAMLACARLGAIHSVVFGGFAPRELATRIDDATPKVILCASCGIEFTSVLPYKPLVDEAIRIAAHKPAYTVVVQRPQLTAELGEADLDWVQWRAGAQPSDCVPVDATDPLYILYTSGTTGKPKGVVRDNGGHAVALNYSMKAVYGMDAGDVFWAASDVGWVVGHSYIVYGPLLKGCTSILFEGKPVRTPDAGVFWRVIESHRVKSFFVAPTAFRAVRKEDPDCALKAKYDISSLQYQFVAGERLDPPTYHWLQEHLGIPVIDHWWQTETGWPMCANMAGVELMETRPGSPTLPVPGYDLRILDEEGRELGPNQEGAVVIRGPLPPGGLPTVWGDHQRYLDAYWSQYEGFYLTGDGGYRDEEGYVYIMGRIDDVINVAGHRLSTGQLEEVVAEHPAVAECAVIGRDDADKGQVPLALLLLKDGVNIDADALERELVQMVRQSVGAFANFRRAVVVQRLPKTRSGKILRQVLRRMLDGKSYSAPSTIDDPAVLPEIESTLRNRGVL
- a CDS encoding putative quinol monooxygenase, with translation MIIVHGSIPIRPERRERALELARQMTEATRTEVGCISYEFFVGLSDPNTLMLFQEWDSMEALMGHYQTEHMEEFLRELPEVVTGEISTRRYLVQSVEEDAEETAAPPPVIH
- a CDS encoding DUF2069 domain-containing protein, which produces MRLAGYQFLSYLGIGSLFALTGLRQFFVEPLANPIPNALWFLLQVTPLLLVLPGILRGRPRSFMLCALAAMLYFCHGVLLAVGAVHRALGFWEVGIAIALIAITSLAVRHLWRPGAASDLQDS
- the wrbA gene encoding NAD(P)H:quinone oxidoreductase, giving the protein MQPYLLVLYYSREGGTANLARHVARGISAAGFEARLRTVPPVATATSRTLPPVPDAGAVYCTREDIAGCAGLALGSPTRFGNMAAPLKHFLDSTADLWLSHALVDKPAAVFCSTGSQHGGQESTLLSMMIPLLHHGMVLVGLPYSESALNHTREGGSPYGASHVSGTGGQPDLSADERTLAEALGRRLAKVARGLSEERMSERDT
- a CDS encoding YihY family inner membrane protein, with the protein product MTSQKKPPAEPATAASDRPALPPAENAADTAAETETDITGIVRVWWTRGRWYLGQMVQQFLDHDCPARAGALTYTTLFAVVPMMTVAYAMFSIMPAYDGIGEQIETYVFQNFVPELSSVVQEKLGEFSERARSLTAAGFAFLFVTTFLLLVTIEKTFNIIWNVAEPRRGLQRILVYWGVLSLGPPMIAGAILISVYLASLPLISGLDVFGLGGMALSYLPMLLVWTGFTILYFAVPNCHVPFPHALIGGFLTMWSFELAKVVFNVIVARSNMASIYGAFAAVPFFLAWMYMAWVLILAGAIFVRTLSLVPELKEAWGEPVLVKCARILKLLHEAHLQGGGVSEAEVADQVQLTRNEFERVMEALTELRLLRHSEDQWVLGRSLRALTLWDLYRALPEGLDRASLARIKDMEPLIGPLRSLVDFGSNQMTVSLEDVLGRQMTGR